The following are from one region of the Salvia splendens isolate huo1 chromosome 2, SspV2, whole genome shotgun sequence genome:
- the LOC121792372 gene encoding myosin-11-like isoform X2: MTKLSYLHEPGVLDNLRIRYELNEIYTYTGNILIAINPFQKLSHLYNSHMMQQYKGAPLGELSPHVFAIADVAYRDMINEKKCNSILVSGESGAGKTETTKMLMRYLAYLGGRAATEGRTVEQQVLESNPVLEAFGNAKTVRNNNSSRFGKFVEIQFDKHGRISGAAIRTYLLERSRVCQVSDPERNYHIFYLLCAAPKEEIDKYKLDHPKSFHYLNQSKCYELVGVSDANEYLETRRAMDIVGISKSDQEAILRVVAAILHIGNIEFGKGKEVDSSIPKDDKAQFHLKTTAELLKCDPVALQDALCKRVMITPEEVIKRCLDPLSATFSRDGLAKTIYSRLFDWLVDKINNSIGQDKNSKTLIGVLDIYGFESFKHNSFEQFCINFTNEKLQQHFNQHVFKMEQEEYTKEEIDWSYIEFVDNQDVLDLIEKKPGGIIALLDEACMFPKSTHETFCNKLYQTFKVHKRFIKPKLSRTDFTVGHYAGEVQYQSDHFLDKNKDYVVPEYQDLLGSSKCPFVAGLFPPIAEESSKSSKFSSIGSRFKLQLQQLMETLNATEPHYIRCVKPNNLLKPAIFENQNILQQLRCGGVLEAIRISCAGYPTRRPFFEFLNRFGLLATEALQGSYNEKSACQKILEKKGIKGFQVGKTKIFLRAGQMAELDARRTEVLSSAAKIIQQRRRTHIARKQFMATIDASIQLQSFCRGRLASKHFVRIKAEAAALKVQRNTRRFIARKAYSTLQRSVLVIQTGLRSMDAHNKFRFMRGTKAATIIQARCRSHRASSYYKDLKRGAIVTQCRWRGRVAKRELRMLKKAARDTGALKEAKDKLEKQLEELTWRLQLEKRLRADLEEAKNQEMAKLRSSMEEMQKKVDEMSALVVKEREAAKKAIEEAPPVIQETPVYVEDTAKIESLNGEVENLKASLQNEQETSEELRKNYALAQESVEERSAKLEEAEKKNQQLQESLKGVEEKLNNVESENKVLRQQAVSMAPNKFLSGRSKSIMQRSDSSKGFGDVKLHVEVHSPRSPTLSTPRSPTFSTPRSPTFSEADDKPQKSLNEKQQENQELLIRCISQHLGFSGNRPIAACIIYKCLLQWRSFEVERTSVFDRIIQTIGHGIERIQDNNDMLSYWLSNASTLLLLLQRTLKASGAAGMAPVRRRSSSATLFGRMSISQSFRGTPAGVNLPGLPGGVESLRQVEAKYPALLFKQQLTAFVEKIYGMIRDNLKKEISPLLGLCIQAPRTSRASLVKGSSRSVTNTAAQQALIAHWQGIVNSLGNFLNTLKANHVPPMLVRKVFTQIFSFINVQLFNSLLLRRECCSFSNGEYVKAGLAELDQWCGTATEKYSGLAWDELKHIRQAIGFLVVHQKPKKSLDEISHELCPVLSIQQLYRISTMYWDDKYGTHSVSSEVISNMRLLMTEDSNNAVSNSFLLDDDSSIPFSVDEISKSMDQIDIADVDPPPLMGENSGFSFLLPRICE; encoded by the exons ATGACGAAGCTGTCTTACCTGCATGAGCCTGGGGTGCTGGACAATCTGAGAATTAGATATGAACTCAATGAAATTTAT ACGTACACTGGAAATATTTTGATTGCTATAAATCCTTTCCAAAAATTAAGTCATTTGTATAATTCACACATGATGCAACAATACAAGGGAGCTCCTTTAGGAGAACTAAGCCCTCATGTCTTTGCAATTGCTGATGTAGCATACAG GGACATGATAAATGAAAAGAAATGCAACTCTATCCTGGTTAGTGGTGAAAGTGGAGCGGGTAAAACAGAGACAACAAAAATGCTTATGCGGTACCTAGCCTATTTAGGAGGCCGTGCAGCTACAGAAGGACGCACTGTTGAACAACAAGTCCTTGAA TCGAACCCTGTTCTTGAAGCATTTGGCAATGCTAAAACTGTTAGAAATAACAATTCCAG TCGTTTTGGTAAATTTGTGGAGATTCAGTTTGACAAGCATGGGAGAATATCAGGAGCAGCTATCAGAACCTACCTTCTTGAAAGATCTCGTGTTTGCCAAGTTTCTGATCCTGAGCGTAACTATCACATCTTTTACCTCTTATGTGCAGCACCAAAAGAG GAAATTGACAAGTACAAATTAGATCATCCTAAATCATTTCACTATCTTAACCAATCAAAATGCTATGAGCTGGTTGGTGTGAGTGATGCCAATGAGTACCTTGAGACTAGACGGGCAATGGATATAGTTGGGATAAGTAAATCAGATCAG GAAGCAATATTAAGGGTAGTTGCTGCTATCCTTCACATTGGTAATATTGAATTTGGAAAGGGAAAAGAAGTCGACTCATCGATCCCGAAAGATGACAAAGCCCAATTCCATCTGAAAACAACTGCCGAACTTCTAAA GTGTGATCCTGTGGCATTGCAAGATGCACTTTGTAAACGTGTGATGATCACTCCTGAAGAAGTTATCAAGAGATGCCTTGACCCTCTTAGTGCTACATTTAGCAGGGATGGATTGGCTAAGACAATATATTCTAGACTGTTTGATTG GCTGGTGGATAAGATCAATAACTCAATTGGGCaagataaaaattcaaaaactcTGATTGGGGTCCTAGATATTTATGGTTTCGAGAGCTTTAAACACAACAG TTTTGAACAGTTCTGCATCAACTTTACAAACGAGAAGCTGCAGCAACATTTTAATCAG CACGTCTTTAAAATGGAACAAGAAGAATACACTAAGGAGGAAATTGATTGGAGCTACATTGAGTTTGTCGACAACCAAGATGTTTTAGATCTAATTGAGAAG AAACCTGGTGGCATTATTGCTCTGCTTGATGAAGCTTG TATGTTCCCAAAATCAACTCATGAGACATTCTGTAATAAGCTCTATCAGACTTTCAAAGTTCATAAGCGCTTCATCAAGCCAAAATTATCCCGTACAGATTTTACTGTTGGACATTATGCTGGAGAG GTTCAATACCAGTCTGACCATTTCTTAGACAAAAATAAAGACTATGTTGTACCAGAGTATCAGGATCTTTTAGGTTCTTCCAAATGTCCTTTTGTAGCAGGGCTTTTCCCTCCAATAGCTGAAGAGAGCTCGAAATCTTCGAAGTTTTCTTCCATTGGTTCGCGTTTTAAG TTGCAACTACAACAATTGATGGAGACTCTAAATGCTACTGAACCTCACTACATTAGATGTGTAAAGCCAAATAATCTTCTTAAACCAGCTATATTTGAAAATCAGAACATCTTGCAGCAGCTACGTTGTGGT GGTGTCTTAGAGGCAATCAGGATCAGCTGTGCTGGTTATCCTACACGCCGTCCTTTTTTTGAATTCTTGAACAGATTTGGGCTTCTTGCAACTGAAGCTTTGCAAGGCAG TTATAACGAAAAATCGGCATGCCAGAAGATTTTGGAAAAGAAAGGGATCAAAGGTTTTCAG GTGGGCAAAACAAAAATCTTCCTAAGAGCAGGTCAAATGGCTGAACTGGATGCTCGTCGAACAGAAGTTCTTAGTTCTGCAGCAAAAATTATACAACAGCGGAGACGAACACATATTGCTCGTAAACAGTTTATGGCTACGATAGATGCTTCCATACAGCTGCAATCATTTTGCAGAG GCAGATTAGCGTCCAAACATTTCGTGAGAATAAAAGCAGAAGCAGCTGCTTTAAAAGTTCAACGGAACACACGCAGGTTCATTGCTAGAAAAGCTTACAGCACACTCCAGAGATCTGTTCTTGTTATACAAACAGGTTTACGTAGCATGGACGCCCATAATAAATTTAGATTTATGAGAGGAACTAAAGCTGCGACTATTATTCAG GCTCGGTGCCGGAGTCATAGAGCTTCATCTTACTATAAAGATCTGAAAAGGGGAGCCATAGTTACACAATGTCGATGGAGGGGGAGAGTAGCCAAAAGAGAACTACGGATGCTTAAAAAG GCTGCAAGGGATACAGGTGCACTCAAAGAGGCTAAAGATAAACTAGAAAAACAGTTAGAGGAACTCACGTGGCGGTTGCAGCTCGAAAAACGATTGAGG GCtgacttggaagaagccaaaaaTCAAGAGATGGCGAAGTTGCGGAGTTCTATGGAAGAAATGCAGAAGAAAGTTGATGAAATGAGTGCTCTAGTTGTTAAGGAACGGGAGGCTGCCAAAAAGGCAATTGAAGAAGCACCTCCTGTTATCCAGGAAACCCCAGTTTATGTTGAAGATACtgcaaaaattgaatctttaaaTGGAGAAGTTGAAAATTTAAAG GCTTCTTTGCAAAATGAACAGGAAACTTCTGAAGAATTGCGAAAGAATTATGCTCTGGCACAGGAATCTGTTGAGGAGAGGAGTGCAAAATTAGAGGAGGCAGAAAAGAAAAATCAACAATTACAGGAATCATTGAAAGG GGTGGAAGAGAAGCTGAATAATGTGGAGTCAGAGAATAAAGTTCTTCGTCAACAGGCTGTATCAATGGCGCCAAATAAATTTCTCTCCGGACGCTCTAAATCAATCATGCAG AGGTCTGATAGTAGCAAAGGATTTGGGGATGTTAAGCTACATGTG GAGGTGCACAGCCCCCGTAGCCCAACATTGTCAACTCCCCGTAGCCCAACATTTTCAACTCCCCGTAGCCCAACATTTTCAGAAGCTGATGACAAACCTCAGAAATCACTTAATGAGAAGCAACAGGAAAATCAGGAGTTGCTCATTCGCTGTATATCTCAGCACTTGGGCTTTTCTGGAAACAGGCCGATAGCAGCTTGTATCATCTACAAGTGCCTTCTACAATGGAGATCATTTGAAGTTGAGCGGACAAGTGTGTTTGACCGTATCATCCAGACCATAGGTCATGGTATTGAG AGAATCCAAGACAACAATGATATGCTGTCTTATTGGTTATCAAATGCTTCGACCCTACTGTTGCTCCTCCAGCGTACCCTGAAAGCAAGTGGTGCAGCTGGAATGGCTCCTGTACGCCGTCGGTCTTCCTCAGCCACTTTGTTTGGCAGGATGTCAATTTCACAA AGCTTCCGAGGAACTCCAGCAGGAGTAAATCTTCCTGGCCTGCCTGGTGGAGTAGAGAGCTTACGCCAGGTAGAAGCCAAATACCCTGCCTTGCTGTTCAAGCAGCAACTTACAGCGTTTGTTGAAAAGATCTATGGAATGATAAGAGATAATCTAAAGAAGGAGATATCTCCGTTGCTTGGTTTGTGTATTCAG GCACCAAGAACTTCTAGAGCGAGCTTAGTTAAGGGGTCGTCACGTTCAGTCACGAACACAGCAGCCCAGCAAGCTTTGATTGCTCACTGGCAGGGAATAGTGAACAGCCTGGGGAACTTTTTAAACACTTTAAAAGCGAATCAT GTACCACCTATGTTAGTCCGCAAGGTGTTCACACAGATATTTTCGTTTATCAATGTTCAACTATTCAACAG TCTTCTATTGAGACGAGAATGCTGCTCATTTAGTAATGGGGAATATGTTAAAGCAGGACTGGCTGAATTAGATCAGTGGTGTGGCACAGCAACTGAAAAG TATTCAGGTTTAGCTTGGGATGAGCTTAAGCATATTAGACAGGCTATTGGATTTCTG GTTGTACACCAAAAACCGAAGAAATCATTGGATGAGATAAGTCATGAACTTTGCCCA GTGCTGAGCATTCAGCAATTGTATCGGATCAGTACAATGTACTGGGATGATAAGTATGGCACACACAGCGTATCTTCAGAA GTTATATCCAATATGAGACTGTTGATGACGGAAGATTCAAATAATGCAGTAAGCAATTCCTTTTTGTTGGATGATGATTCCAG CATACCTTTCTCAGTAGATGAGATATCGAAGTCAATGGACCAGATAGACATTGCTGACGTCGACCCTCCTCCACTAATGGGTGAGAACTCGGGCTTCAGCTTTTTGCTACCGCGCATTTGTGAGTAG
- the LOC121792372 gene encoding myosin-11-like isoform X1 produces MDTPVNIIVGSDVWVEDPAVAWIDGHVTKIKGNEAVIQRSDGKEVVVKLSKLYPKDTEAPPAGVDDMTKLSYLHEPGVLDNLRIRYELNEIYTYTGNILIAINPFQKLSHLYNSHMMQQYKGAPLGELSPHVFAIADVAYRDMINEKKCNSILVSGESGAGKTETTKMLMRYLAYLGGRAATEGRTVEQQVLESNPVLEAFGNAKTVRNNNSSRFGKFVEIQFDKHGRISGAAIRTYLLERSRVCQVSDPERNYHIFYLLCAAPKEEIDKYKLDHPKSFHYLNQSKCYELVGVSDANEYLETRRAMDIVGISKSDQEAILRVVAAILHIGNIEFGKGKEVDSSIPKDDKAQFHLKTTAELLKCDPVALQDALCKRVMITPEEVIKRCLDPLSATFSRDGLAKTIYSRLFDWLVDKINNSIGQDKNSKTLIGVLDIYGFESFKHNSFEQFCINFTNEKLQQHFNQHVFKMEQEEYTKEEIDWSYIEFVDNQDVLDLIEKKPGGIIALLDEACMFPKSTHETFCNKLYQTFKVHKRFIKPKLSRTDFTVGHYAGEVQYQSDHFLDKNKDYVVPEYQDLLGSSKCPFVAGLFPPIAEESSKSSKFSSIGSRFKLQLQQLMETLNATEPHYIRCVKPNNLLKPAIFENQNILQQLRCGGVLEAIRISCAGYPTRRPFFEFLNRFGLLATEALQGSYNEKSACQKILEKKGIKGFQVGKTKIFLRAGQMAELDARRTEVLSSAAKIIQQRRRTHIARKQFMATIDASIQLQSFCRGRLASKHFVRIKAEAAALKVQRNTRRFIARKAYSTLQRSVLVIQTGLRSMDAHNKFRFMRGTKAATIIQARCRSHRASSYYKDLKRGAIVTQCRWRGRVAKRELRMLKKAARDTGALKEAKDKLEKQLEELTWRLQLEKRLRADLEEAKNQEMAKLRSSMEEMQKKVDEMSALVVKEREAAKKAIEEAPPVIQETPVYVEDTAKIESLNGEVENLKASLQNEQETSEELRKNYALAQESVEERSAKLEEAEKKNQQLQESLKGVEEKLNNVESENKVLRQQAVSMAPNKFLSGRSKSIMQRSDSSKGFGDVKLHVEVHSPRSPTLSTPRSPTFSTPRSPTFSEADDKPQKSLNEKQQENQELLIRCISQHLGFSGNRPIAACIIYKCLLQWRSFEVERTSVFDRIIQTIGHGIERIQDNNDMLSYWLSNASTLLLLLQRTLKASGAAGMAPVRRRSSSATLFGRMSISQSFRGTPAGVNLPGLPGGVESLRQVEAKYPALLFKQQLTAFVEKIYGMIRDNLKKEISPLLGLCIQAPRTSRASLVKGSSRSVTNTAAQQALIAHWQGIVNSLGNFLNTLKANHVPPMLVRKVFTQIFSFINVQLFNSLLLRRECCSFSNGEYVKAGLAELDQWCGTATEKYSGLAWDELKHIRQAIGFLVVHQKPKKSLDEISHELCPVLSIQQLYRISTMYWDDKYGTHSVSSEVISNMRLLMTEDSNNAVSNSFLLDDDSSIPFSVDEISKSMDQIDIADVDPPPLMGENSGFSFLLPRICE; encoded by the exons ATG GATACTCCAGTGAATATAATTGTTGGATCCGATGTCTGGGTTGAAGACCCTGCAGTGGCTTGGATTGATGGGCATGTTACCAAAATCAAAGGCAATGAAGCTGTGATCCAGAGGAGTGATGGGAAGGAG GTCGTTGTCAAGTTATCAAAACTTTATCCTAAAGATACGGAAGCTCCTCCTGCAGGTGTTGATGACATGACGAAGCTGTCTTACCTGCATGAGCCTGGGGTGCTGGACAATCTGAGAATTAGATATGAACTCAATGAAATTTAT ACGTACACTGGAAATATTTTGATTGCTATAAATCCTTTCCAAAAATTAAGTCATTTGTATAATTCACACATGATGCAACAATACAAGGGAGCTCCTTTAGGAGAACTAAGCCCTCATGTCTTTGCAATTGCTGATGTAGCATACAG GGACATGATAAATGAAAAGAAATGCAACTCTATCCTGGTTAGTGGTGAAAGTGGAGCGGGTAAAACAGAGACAACAAAAATGCTTATGCGGTACCTAGCCTATTTAGGAGGCCGTGCAGCTACAGAAGGACGCACTGTTGAACAACAAGTCCTTGAA TCGAACCCTGTTCTTGAAGCATTTGGCAATGCTAAAACTGTTAGAAATAACAATTCCAG TCGTTTTGGTAAATTTGTGGAGATTCAGTTTGACAAGCATGGGAGAATATCAGGAGCAGCTATCAGAACCTACCTTCTTGAAAGATCTCGTGTTTGCCAAGTTTCTGATCCTGAGCGTAACTATCACATCTTTTACCTCTTATGTGCAGCACCAAAAGAG GAAATTGACAAGTACAAATTAGATCATCCTAAATCATTTCACTATCTTAACCAATCAAAATGCTATGAGCTGGTTGGTGTGAGTGATGCCAATGAGTACCTTGAGACTAGACGGGCAATGGATATAGTTGGGATAAGTAAATCAGATCAG GAAGCAATATTAAGGGTAGTTGCTGCTATCCTTCACATTGGTAATATTGAATTTGGAAAGGGAAAAGAAGTCGACTCATCGATCCCGAAAGATGACAAAGCCCAATTCCATCTGAAAACAACTGCCGAACTTCTAAA GTGTGATCCTGTGGCATTGCAAGATGCACTTTGTAAACGTGTGATGATCACTCCTGAAGAAGTTATCAAGAGATGCCTTGACCCTCTTAGTGCTACATTTAGCAGGGATGGATTGGCTAAGACAATATATTCTAGACTGTTTGATTG GCTGGTGGATAAGATCAATAACTCAATTGGGCaagataaaaattcaaaaactcTGATTGGGGTCCTAGATATTTATGGTTTCGAGAGCTTTAAACACAACAG TTTTGAACAGTTCTGCATCAACTTTACAAACGAGAAGCTGCAGCAACATTTTAATCAG CACGTCTTTAAAATGGAACAAGAAGAATACACTAAGGAGGAAATTGATTGGAGCTACATTGAGTTTGTCGACAACCAAGATGTTTTAGATCTAATTGAGAAG AAACCTGGTGGCATTATTGCTCTGCTTGATGAAGCTTG TATGTTCCCAAAATCAACTCATGAGACATTCTGTAATAAGCTCTATCAGACTTTCAAAGTTCATAAGCGCTTCATCAAGCCAAAATTATCCCGTACAGATTTTACTGTTGGACATTATGCTGGAGAG GTTCAATACCAGTCTGACCATTTCTTAGACAAAAATAAAGACTATGTTGTACCAGAGTATCAGGATCTTTTAGGTTCTTCCAAATGTCCTTTTGTAGCAGGGCTTTTCCCTCCAATAGCTGAAGAGAGCTCGAAATCTTCGAAGTTTTCTTCCATTGGTTCGCGTTTTAAG TTGCAACTACAACAATTGATGGAGACTCTAAATGCTACTGAACCTCACTACATTAGATGTGTAAAGCCAAATAATCTTCTTAAACCAGCTATATTTGAAAATCAGAACATCTTGCAGCAGCTACGTTGTGGT GGTGTCTTAGAGGCAATCAGGATCAGCTGTGCTGGTTATCCTACACGCCGTCCTTTTTTTGAATTCTTGAACAGATTTGGGCTTCTTGCAACTGAAGCTTTGCAAGGCAG TTATAACGAAAAATCGGCATGCCAGAAGATTTTGGAAAAGAAAGGGATCAAAGGTTTTCAG GTGGGCAAAACAAAAATCTTCCTAAGAGCAGGTCAAATGGCTGAACTGGATGCTCGTCGAACAGAAGTTCTTAGTTCTGCAGCAAAAATTATACAACAGCGGAGACGAACACATATTGCTCGTAAACAGTTTATGGCTACGATAGATGCTTCCATACAGCTGCAATCATTTTGCAGAG GCAGATTAGCGTCCAAACATTTCGTGAGAATAAAAGCAGAAGCAGCTGCTTTAAAAGTTCAACGGAACACACGCAGGTTCATTGCTAGAAAAGCTTACAGCACACTCCAGAGATCTGTTCTTGTTATACAAACAGGTTTACGTAGCATGGACGCCCATAATAAATTTAGATTTATGAGAGGAACTAAAGCTGCGACTATTATTCAG GCTCGGTGCCGGAGTCATAGAGCTTCATCTTACTATAAAGATCTGAAAAGGGGAGCCATAGTTACACAATGTCGATGGAGGGGGAGAGTAGCCAAAAGAGAACTACGGATGCTTAAAAAG GCTGCAAGGGATACAGGTGCACTCAAAGAGGCTAAAGATAAACTAGAAAAACAGTTAGAGGAACTCACGTGGCGGTTGCAGCTCGAAAAACGATTGAGG GCtgacttggaagaagccaaaaaTCAAGAGATGGCGAAGTTGCGGAGTTCTATGGAAGAAATGCAGAAGAAAGTTGATGAAATGAGTGCTCTAGTTGTTAAGGAACGGGAGGCTGCCAAAAAGGCAATTGAAGAAGCACCTCCTGTTATCCAGGAAACCCCAGTTTATGTTGAAGATACtgcaaaaattgaatctttaaaTGGAGAAGTTGAAAATTTAAAG GCTTCTTTGCAAAATGAACAGGAAACTTCTGAAGAATTGCGAAAGAATTATGCTCTGGCACAGGAATCTGTTGAGGAGAGGAGTGCAAAATTAGAGGAGGCAGAAAAGAAAAATCAACAATTACAGGAATCATTGAAAGG GGTGGAAGAGAAGCTGAATAATGTGGAGTCAGAGAATAAAGTTCTTCGTCAACAGGCTGTATCAATGGCGCCAAATAAATTTCTCTCCGGACGCTCTAAATCAATCATGCAG AGGTCTGATAGTAGCAAAGGATTTGGGGATGTTAAGCTACATGTG GAGGTGCACAGCCCCCGTAGCCCAACATTGTCAACTCCCCGTAGCCCAACATTTTCAACTCCCCGTAGCCCAACATTTTCAGAAGCTGATGACAAACCTCAGAAATCACTTAATGAGAAGCAACAGGAAAATCAGGAGTTGCTCATTCGCTGTATATCTCAGCACTTGGGCTTTTCTGGAAACAGGCCGATAGCAGCTTGTATCATCTACAAGTGCCTTCTACAATGGAGATCATTTGAAGTTGAGCGGACAAGTGTGTTTGACCGTATCATCCAGACCATAGGTCATGGTATTGAG AGAATCCAAGACAACAATGATATGCTGTCTTATTGGTTATCAAATGCTTCGACCCTACTGTTGCTCCTCCAGCGTACCCTGAAAGCAAGTGGTGCAGCTGGAATGGCTCCTGTACGCCGTCGGTCTTCCTCAGCCACTTTGTTTGGCAGGATGTCAATTTCACAA AGCTTCCGAGGAACTCCAGCAGGAGTAAATCTTCCTGGCCTGCCTGGTGGAGTAGAGAGCTTACGCCAGGTAGAAGCCAAATACCCTGCCTTGCTGTTCAAGCAGCAACTTACAGCGTTTGTTGAAAAGATCTATGGAATGATAAGAGATAATCTAAAGAAGGAGATATCTCCGTTGCTTGGTTTGTGTATTCAG GCACCAAGAACTTCTAGAGCGAGCTTAGTTAAGGGGTCGTCACGTTCAGTCACGAACACAGCAGCCCAGCAAGCTTTGATTGCTCACTGGCAGGGAATAGTGAACAGCCTGGGGAACTTTTTAAACACTTTAAAAGCGAATCAT GTACCACCTATGTTAGTCCGCAAGGTGTTCACACAGATATTTTCGTTTATCAATGTTCAACTATTCAACAG TCTTCTATTGAGACGAGAATGCTGCTCATTTAGTAATGGGGAATATGTTAAAGCAGGACTGGCTGAATTAGATCAGTGGTGTGGCACAGCAACTGAAAAG TATTCAGGTTTAGCTTGGGATGAGCTTAAGCATATTAGACAGGCTATTGGATTTCTG GTTGTACACCAAAAACCGAAGAAATCATTGGATGAGATAAGTCATGAACTTTGCCCA GTGCTGAGCATTCAGCAATTGTATCGGATCAGTACAATGTACTGGGATGATAAGTATGGCACACACAGCGTATCTTCAGAA GTTATATCCAATATGAGACTGTTGATGACGGAAGATTCAAATAATGCAGTAAGCAATTCCTTTTTGTTGGATGATGATTCCAG CATACCTTTCTCAGTAGATGAGATATCGAAGTCAATGGACCAGATAGACATTGCTGACGTCGACCCTCCTCCACTAATGGGTGAGAACTCGGGCTTCAGCTTTTTGCTACCGCGCATTTGTGAGTAG